From the genome of Macadamia integrifolia cultivar HAES 741 unplaced genomic scaffold, SCU_Mint_v3 scaffold1006, whole genome shotgun sequence:
gcaatgccgaaggtgaagtGGTAGCCTAATGGTgattctctcattctttgagCGTGTAATTCTATATTTTTTCtctaatatattcttttgctgacttttagaagaaaaaaaaaattcctttaaaCTGCTTTATACCATCCCTAACGCGTGTCACATGGTTATCACTGTCTTGATAATCAAATGCTTCACCTAACTCACAAAGCAAAAGTTCCATTTTCCAATTATTCTTTAAGATAAAGAAGCACTGACCCATGGCACTTAAATGGAGGACGAGGGAAGTAAAAGTTACAGAGctacaagagaagagaagagaaaagaagagaagagaagagaagagaagaaagagaaattggTATTCTAGGGTGAGTAAAATGGCAAAGTCCATTGTGGTGGTGCTTGTGCTGTTGCAACTCTTGGCTGTCAATGGACAATCTCAATGCAGGTTCAGCCAAAACCCTCCATGTCCTCCAACTCCCACAGGGTTGGGTCATATTGTCCTTGTCCATGGTGCAGGCCAAGGACAATGGTTCTGGTATAAGGTTGTACCCAAATTGGAGGCTGTAGGCTATAACGTGACAACCATCCAACTTGGACCTTCAGTCACCCAGGCTGTGGAGTCCATAGAAAACGTTTCGTTTTGGAATTACTCACAACCATTGTTTGATCTGATGGAGTGCATAGACCACAAGGTTTTGCTTGTGGCTCATAGTGCTGGAGGATTCGATATTGCTGTTGCAATGGAGAGGTACCCCACCAAGATACTTGCAGCTGTCTTTATCGCTGCATACATGCCTGATACCACACATAGCATGTCCCATGTTATCGATCAGGTATCCCTaacctcttctcctttttcttcttattcatattctctttttttttttacctcgtTGTATTttgaccctctctctctctccacaggGAGCGAAATATACTACAGGAGAATGGCTAGACACTTGTGTTGTGACTAGTGGGAACAATACTTGGTATTTCTTTGGTGATGACTTCTTGGAATCAAAACTCTATCAAATGTGTCCTCCcgaggtttctctctctctcatttattttttttatttttttttttttttttttacgatgGGTATTTAAGTCTTCCGCCTGATTAGTCATGTGGGTCCATACTGACTCCATAATTGTATGGACTAGGGGTGAAACATGGCtgttttgggttgggtttcttaaaaccctaacccaaccccaggtcctcaaaattcaacccaggcccaaccccaCCCTGTCTggttcatgtttaggcccaaccctactggtttcataccaacccaacccggccctaattgaccctatcagggcctggttgggtcgggttggcctgggttgggttgaccttggcttctataatggttggattaaccttgattgacatgtttttttccattcatgtctcatatattaaaaaattatagaaaaataaaatacctattggagccctaatttctattataaagatgCAAGGTTAAATTTCAGGCCGGGTTGGGTctggttgaggcctcaaccctaacccaacccatgGGGTTTTTCAgccctaacccgccctcagggtacccggcccaaccctaacccaacccaacccaacccaaccctgacccagggtttgggtttttcaaccctaacccgcccttagggtcaaaaaacttggcccaaacccTTTTCGGGCTCATGGTGGGTTTGGGTTGTCAggaccaaactttcacccctagtaTGGACTAGGTCATATCGGGATTGAATGACAACTATTCAACTtccactgaaagcagtgaagaataCTAGACACCCAGTGTGATTGGTCCCATGGatgtaagaggagtcgaactcaaaaaCAAATGCTTAATGAGGCGATGATCGGAtgccaactcagctaccccttagggttctctctctctctctctctctctctctctctctaaattcatcttttttcttaatacCATATTTTAACAAGGACTTGGTTTGACATCTTTATCATTTTTGTCATTGCAAGGATATCGCCCTAATGCATACACAGAAAAGGCTAGGATCGTTCTTTTACAATGAAATGGCTGAAATGAAACTTACAGATGAGAAGTATGGTTCAGTTGATCGATTCTACATTGTAACTGGAGATGATTTAACGATTTCTACCGATTACCAATACGTAATGATCAACAATTTTCCGGTGAAAGATCATAAGCTGATAGAGAGTTCTGGTCATGAGATTATGCTATCAAAGTCCTCAGAGTTATCGGCTTATATCTTAGATATTGCCATTAAATATTCCTCTTATTTTGTGACTGATAAAGCTGCTGGAGATGCAACTTGGCCCAGTTGGGTCGAGATGAGAGCCAAACCATATTCAGTCTTACATGGTGCCTGGTGGTTTTGAACCCACTGGACCGGAGAAGGAAGCCCAATCTTACTATTAATGAACTGCTACGGCTGCTGGAGGGTACCATGGTTTCTGTGTTGGGTGTGCTAtgctatctatctatatatggTTTTGTGTTTAAATGAGAGCCAAACCAAAAAGTAGTTAAACTTTTTAATTTATGGTCGATACCAATCTGATACAGACACCAATACTGATATCTATAACCTTGATCTCCATAATATGTTGCTCACCAACTTATATTGACAAATTGAGGATAGGAAGAAACACATTCAGTGTTTGCATTCCATTGAAACACAGTTTGTGTATGTACCACATACAATTTAGGTCAGGGAGGGGGCTAGTTTTGCTGACAGGTAAACTCCAATTTTTTTCGCTTAAGGTCAGCAAAGagtatattaaataaaaataatgagaGAAGGCCAAGGCCATACAGAATACAAGAGACAACTTAAGAGAAGTTATTATCAGCAATCTTTTGCGTCTAAGAATATGATTAGAATATTGTAAATGCCCATCTCTAGACCaaataaacaaattaaaataaatgattatgccATTAGGTAATTAGAGTAATTAGATTGAAAAAGCGAAAGCTTCCAATGAAAAAATTCAAGTCAATTAATTTGGGATCCGGATCCTTTACATAGAGCCCATGGATCATAGAGTGATCCCACGGTTGGAAAGACCCGGGCACATGTCTCGAGGTCACCCCAGctgtgagatcactctatggtccatgggctctatggagaggaatcctatccgtTAATTTGTAGTATGTGGAGCTTAGACATACAAGTAATATGGCATACTCTACTAATGAAACCAAAGAGGTCCAACACTATATATAATAAATGAAGGGCATGGATCTTACTATAgctagagacagagagagatttttttcttcttctatttttcagtCGCTAAATAGTGGTGAGCCAATGttgtatgaaatatttatttaaaaaacaaaaaaacaaaaaaaacaaaaaacaaaaaaacaaaaaatggcttaaggtcatttgtattaaaaaaaataaaataaatacataacAACCTGAAAGATACCATGtatctgtctctctcctcccatacGAAAAGACACCTCCACCCCTTGTtttgaggaggagagagaaaaacacaGGGAGCACTGGTGTAACCCATGTTCCCGGACAAAGAATCGCTTCCCAAAATTAATATAATGGAGAATGTTTATCTAACATCAGTAATTTCTACTATTTCAGAGTGGATCCGAATTCAAATAGTCTATTAATGTAGAAGATGATATTGATTTTCTTGACGATGGTGATCATATTGACTGCTCATGAAGTGAAgttcaagaaaaagaagaagaagaataggaagCCTGCTCTCTCCCACCAGCCCCCTCTCCATGGCCAGAGTGAACCTCAAGAATATTGTGATCCCATCATTGAGATCTCAGTGATTCATTCCTTGGATCAACAGATTAATGATGGGTTGCAAATGTGGAAGACAACCCAATTCTGTGTGGGGTAAGTTTGAAGTcttatgaaagaaaatcattCCTTCATATCTCGAATTGGCACATGGCCTCCTTTCGAttgtctctctttttcttcgCTAAGAGATCTTGGATATattatgaaagaagaaaaaaaatatagtacaaTGAGAAGAACTCAAACTAGGAAGATCTAACTCAGAGGCAaactcccaccttcggcattaccaTCAGCAGGAGAAAACCCCTAAGAGAACGacccaaaaaattatagaaatctATAGCGAGGACGTGAATTCGCATCCTGATCAAGAGCCAGAGAAATCAAAGGGGGCCGCCATCACAGAATCAGAAGCATCTAGTCTTGCTGTTGAACTCACCAGGAAATCTGCAATGGAATTTCCCTCACAAAAACAGTGAGAAATCTTCCAAACAATTGAGGATAAATAATGCTGAAGCCCTCTCCATCATTGGAATACAAACCAGGGAACTAGACCTCGGGAGAGGAGAGTCACCACTACCACTGAGTAAACTTCGATCCACAAGTTTTGAACCTCGCATGCTCTGGCATGTTCAATACCAGAAATCACAGTGGAGATTTCCGCTTCAAACTTGGTTTTCACACCAATTGCTTCCTTGAAGTTTGAAATAATCTCCGCCTTGTTGTTCCTGAGAACACCTCCTATACCAGCCTTGCCCGGATTCCCAAGAGAGCATCCGTCAGTGTTAAGCTTAATCCAACCCGTCTGAGGAGGGCACCAATAGACTTCCATAGGTTCGCTTCTCTTGCAACTAAAAGTGGTAATACCAATGCTTCTAGCGGATAGCAGGTCTGAAATGGAGAGGGATTTCCCAGAGAAAACCCAAGAAAGGGATCTTATCTTGCCTTGGATTACAGAGAAGCAATCTTGGGGGGAATGATGTGAACCATCATTTCGACTGgaatttctttccatccacaTATAATAAGGAATTAAAATGACTCCACTATTCCAAACTTCTTTATAAGTGACCTGCTTTgcttttctcttccaccatgaaAAGAGATCCTCgagcaagaagaaagatggctaGAAAATACCAAAGAGATCGCAAAACTTTTGCCAAAGAAAGTAAGCGTACCTACACGGTAAGAAGAGTGGATAATGGATTCTTCAGATGAACCACAAAGGTCGCATCTTGAAGGACAGTGAACGCCACGCTTCTTGACCTCATCATCCGTAGGTAATTTTTTATGGGCAAATCTCCAACCAAAGACTGCCTGGCGAGCCAAAAGCTTTGATTTCCATACAAGAGAAGACCATGCCACCTTGTGGTTCCTTTTCCTTATCTCATCCTAGgctgagaaaataaagaaagcacCAGAGAGTGTCAGCGTCCAGTGACACACATTCACAGAGTCTGAAATATGGATCTGGGCAGGTTTGCCAAAGGAGTCTTTTAAGTATTGAGAGGTcactagcttttttttttttttttttttNNNNNNNNNNNNNNNNNNNNTTTTTGctaaaagaagaatatattaagaagaaaagggagtacatcataAAGAAGAAATAGGGACAGAGCAGAGACCCTTAAAGCCGCtaacaaactccaccttcggcatggccatcagcaaagaaagaaagtagcGCCCTAGGAGAATCTAAAGCTATGCCTGCCCAGGATATCATTTTCTACATAATCAGCAACATGTCTAAGGAAAGACACTGAGAATTCTGAGTTCCCAGATTTTGAAGCCTTTTTTGCCAGAAAATCTACAATTAAATTTGCTTCGCGAAAGCAATGGGATATCTTCCAAGGGATTGATTCCAAGAAAGGGATAACATCCAGCCATCTTTGGATGATAAACCATGGGATATGGTTCCTCTGGATCGCCAAAACAACCGCAGCTGAGTCAGATTCTATCTACATGCCCCTTGCACCCATCACCTTCGCCATCATAATACCTTCCATGACTATGTCAACCTCTACttcatatgattttttattcccaaaaaaatgTTAAATGAGTCACACACCTGGCCATCATTATCTTGAACAATCCCTCCTGCTCCTGCCCTTCCTGGATTTCCCAGAGAGCTGCCATCCACATTAACCTTCAACCAGTTTGGTTggggcttacaccagtgaacttCGAGGGGGTGAACATGCTTGTGAGACACCACTGTCAAACCCAATTTTCTGCAACAAATAATTTCAATCAGAGCTTTCACCTCCCCCTTCAGCTTCCCTATGCAAGGGCCAAGCTCCTGATGACTATATTCAAATATTTACATTGCAGCTCTGTAATCATTGTCATGCCGACGTTttttcctttcccaccaaatgtttGCTGCAATAATGGAAAAACCATCATCCAGGGAGTTTTAAGGTTTACAACTCTAGCCTTTGTCTTCCACCATCAAACCAGGTTGTCAACTGACTGGTGCTGCTGCCACTCTACCTCAAAGCACTCAACAAATGTTTTTGAAACTTTGGTCACGAAAGGGCATCTGAGGAAGATATAATTAATACTTTCTTCAGCTTGGTTGCAGAGAGCACACCTGGAAGTGAGATGGATCCCCTTATGCCTGATCTGCTCATCCGTTGGGAGTTTGCCATAGGCTAGATGCCATCCTAAGGTAGAGATCCTAGGAGGTAGGCCTTTTTGCCAAACCAGAGAGTACCAAGGGACCTTGCTAGCCATCCTTCTGATACCCTCCCAAGCCGAAGAGGTAGAGAAAGACCCCAGAGCCGACAATGACCAGCAGCAGGTATCCACTAAGTCACCtgaggggattttttttttgctagaagatcagattatattaaaatgaaaaaaaaaaaagagaaatatattaTAAGAGCAGGCTAAGAGTCTTCACCTTCGGCAATGCCATCAACAGAGACTCAGACCCGCTATCTCAAAGTGTTTAGGAATCTAAATCTAGAGCAACCATCAATGTCTAATTGCAGCTCTCTAGCCACGTGAGAGGGGAGCTGCGCATCATCGCTGTCAAATCCTGCCTTTGCCGCATCCATGGCCAAAAAATCAGCCATAGGGTTTGCTTCTCTGAACCAGTGGGATATCTTCCATTCAATGGACTTAAGGTACTCTGTAAGTGCAGACCATTCCTGAAGGATGAACCAGGGAATGAGTCTATGCTGAAAAATGAAGATTGCTGCCAaagagtctgactcaatccacagACGAttgatgttcatatcacatgccAACCACATACCCTGGATGATACTCTAGATCTCAGCTAAGAAACTGGTTGAAATTCCCAGATAGAAATTGAAGAAG
Proteins encoded in this window:
- the LOC122062369 gene encoding salicylic acid-binding protein 2-like, whose protein sequence is MAKSIVVVLVLLQLLAVNGQSQCRFSQNPPCPPTPTGLGHIVLVHGAGQGQWFWYKVVPKLEAVGYNVTTIQLGPSVTQAVESIENVSFWNYSQPLFDLMECIDHKVLLVAHSAGGFDIAVAMERYPTKILAAVFIAAYMPDTTHSMSHVIDQGAKYTTGEWLDTCVVTSGNNTWYFFGDDFLESKLYQMCPPEDIALMHTQKRLGSFFYNEMAEMKLTDEKYGSVDRFYIVTGDDLTISTDYQYVMINNFPVKDHKLIESSGHEIMLSKSSELSAYILDIAIKYSSYFVTDKAAGDATWPSWVEMRAKPYSVLHGAWWF